The nucleotide window ATGATAAACGTTATATCGGCTGGCGCAACTTTTTAAAGGAGCGCAGTTTGTTCGGGCTGAATTTTGCCTATGATACCATTCCAAATGAGCTAGAGTTGTTTGATTGGGCGACATATGAGCAATTTGAAGGGCAGTTTGAAATTGGTGTGACAAATGCTTATACAGGGGAAGTTGAATATTTAGATGCGCTGCAAATGGATAGGGCTTGCACGATGCTGCGAGCAACCTGTGCCATTCCGATTTTATTTCCTGAAATCAAATTGGAGAACATTCCATATTATGATGGTGGGCTAGCGGACCCGATTCCTATTACAAGAGCAGAGGAAAAGGGCTTCGAAAAGCATGTCATTGTCTTGACACGCCCACATGGCTATCAAAAATCATTGGATCGTCAAACGAAATTTGCCATTAAAATGCTTGGCAAGCGCTATCCCGCATTAGCAAAGCGCATGCTACAGCGTGCCGCGCGCTACAACGAAACACTCGCTTATTGCAAGCAGCTTGAGGAAGAAGGCAAAGCGTTTTTATTCCGTCCGAACTATGCGATGAACAGCTTTGAAAAGAATTTAACGCAAATCCATAGCAATTATAATATGGGCTATCAGCATGCACAGGAGCAGATGGCAGCATTGCAGCAGTTTTTAATGAAGTAAACTAGAAAAAGCCAAAAGGTTAATGACCCAACCTTGATTTACTTTAGCATATAAGCATATTGCAAGCATCTATTTCCAAATTTCGTTATAGTAATGTGTGAGGTGATCCCATTGTTAAAAAATATTCCCGTGTCTGTTCTAGATTTAGTAACGATTGCAGAAGGACAGACAACATTTGAGGCGTTTCAACGCTCACGCAACTTAGCGGTCTTAGCAGATGAGTTAGGCTATGAGCGTTATTGGGTAGCGGAGCACCATAATAGCCGAGCGATTGCTAGCTCTGCAACAGCTGTCGTTATAAGCTATTTAGCGAATGCAACGAAAAAAATTCGTCTTGGCTCAGGTGGTATTATGCTACCAAACCATGCACCACTCATTGTTGCCGAGCAATTTGGCACACTTGATGCAATGTTTCCAAATCGTATTGATTTAGGCTTAGGACGTGCACCAGGCACAGACCCGTTCACTGCAAGAGCATTGCGCCGTCGTGACGCTGAGGATTTTGAACATAATATAGAGGAATTAGAACGCTATTTAATGCAAGCGAAAGAAACCGACCATATTAAAGCATATCCGGGCTTTGGTGCAAATATTCCGCTATGGCTGTTAGGCTCGAGCTTATTCAGTGCTGAGCTTGCAGCGCGTCGTGGCATGCCATATGCCTTTGCTAGCCATTTTGCACCAGATTATTTAATGCAGGCGATTGATATTTACCGTACACAATTCCGTTCATCAGAAGCATTGGAAAAACCAAAAATGCTGGCATGTATCAATGTCATTATTGCAGACACAGATGAGGAAGCACAAAAATTAGCGACAACGCATTATCAGCTTTTCTTAAGCATTATTCGCCGTACACATGATTTGCTACAGCCACCAGTTGACGATATGGATGAAATTTGGACACCGTTTGAAAAACAGGCGGTGCTACAGCAACGCCAATATATGTTTGTCGGCAATCAACAAACGGTTAAAGAACAGCTTGAAAAATTTGTTGCTGATACACAGGTAGATGAATTGATGGTCACTGCTTCAATTTATGATGAAGAGGCGAGAGCCAAGTCATTTACGTTATTGAAGGAGCTTTTTGAATAAGACAGGGAAATCACCCCTGTCTTTTTTGTACCTTCGCATATATATTGACATCATGTGCGTAACCATCTTGATACATATAATTGCGCAAAGTGCCTTCTTGTTCAAAGCCCTGCTTCAACAACATTTCATTAGACGCTGTATTTTCAATATAAACAGTCGCTCCAATGCGCGTTAACTCCAGCTCCTGAAAGCCGTATTCTACTATTTTCTCCAGCGCCTCGGATGCAAGGCCCTTACGCCAAAAATCAGGATGTATTTCGTAGCCTACCTCAGCTCGTCTATGAACAGGTACCCATAAATTAAAGCCAATTGTACCAATTAAACGATTGTTCCCTTTAATTGTAATACCCCAACGCATACTTCTTTTTCCTTGAAAGCCTTTTGTAAACCCTTCGATTAATTGTTCGGCTTGTTCAATATCCTCCAATGCTTGCATACCATAATGCTTTGTTACATCCTCGTTTGAAAAATAGGCAAAAATATCGCCAGCATCTTCGTGTACAATCTCTCGCAAAATTAATCGTTCTGTTGCTAATGTTGGAAACATGGCTAAACCCCTTTGTTTTTTTATTAACTAAAAATAATAGTGTAACTTACATTTCAATAATAGGATAGTGTTTCCTCCTATGATACAATTTAACTAATATTATGAAGGGAGTGCGTTGAATGAAGTTCGTCAAATGGATCATTGCAGTATCGTTATGTTTTATTGCACTAACGGCTATGGATTATGGGGATGCTCAAGCATCAGCTAGTACCTCTGAAACGAAAGTATCAAAGCAAACTGTGAATCAAACAAAATATGTGAAATCAGAAGGAGGATTAATTGTCAGAAAAGAAGCACATTCGAAAGGTGCTAAAGTAACGATGCTGAAAGATGGCTCGAAAGTTTTTGTATACACAACGGACAGCAACGGTTGGTCACACATCAAACAAGGAAATGTCAAGGGGTATGTAAAGGATGCTTATTTAGTAGTGCAAGAACAGAGCGCTCAAAATAAAAATCGAAAAATTGATTTTTCTATGAGTATAAATCAAGTTGAGAAAGCAGAAACAGCAAAGTTACTTAGAAAATCACAAAAGGGAAATGTGTCTACTTTAGTTTACTCAGCAATGAAATATGGTTACTCAACAGAATTGATATATTATTATGAGGATAAAAAGCTTGGTGCGATTGGATTTGATTTCTTCCCTAATAGAGACCGTTATAGTGATTGGTCGGAAATACAACTTATCCATGACACGCTTTATAAAGAAGGTCTTAAGGAGCTAGGACGTAATGTGGAAACACGTTCAGACGGTAGTTATTATATTTCAAGCTTATGGGATAAAGGCTCTTATTACGTTATGTTAGATGTTAATCGTATAGACGGCTATACGATGGCGACTTTAATATATTATCAGTAAAAAACATGATTCATATAAAAGGGATTGTAAAAATTGTATGGAATTTGATTTAAGAAGTGTAGAGTATTGACAATAGTATTTTAAACCCTATTGTCAAACGCTTTCAATAATGCTACAATAAACAAAATTAAAAAAACACTTATCAAGAGAAGCCGAGGGATATGGCCCGTTGACGCTTCAGCAACCTCTAACATTGATTAGAAAGGTGCTAATTCCAGCGGGGGGACTCCCGAGAGATAAGAGTGAACGGATTGCTTACAAAACCCTCACATTCTCTATGCTGGAATGTGAGGGTTTTTTGTATTGATTTGTTATTTCAAGAAATGGGGGAAAAGCAATGCCAATTAATATTCCGAAGCAGTTGCCAGCAGGTGAGCTACTAAGAAAAGAGAAAATTTTCGTGATGGAGGAGGACCGTGCGAGAACACAGCAAATCCGTCCGTTAAACATTTTAGTTTGTAACCTAATGCCAGAAAAGGAGAAAACAGAGCTGCAATTATTGCGTTTATTAGGGAACACACCTTTACAAGTAAATGTCACATTTTTGAATACAGCAACCTATGAATCGAAAAATGTCTCAAAATCACATTTGCAAACGTTCTATACGACATTTGCTGAGATTAAACACCGCCGCTATGATGGCATGATTATTACAGGTGCGCCAATTGAACGCATGGAATTTGAGGACGTTATCTATTGGAAGGAAATTACGGATATTATGGATTGGGCAAAGCTAAATGTCACATCCATCATGAATATTTGTTGGGGTGCGCAAGCGGCTTTATATCATCATTACGGCATTGGTAAATTTGAGCTGCCGAAAAAATGCTCAGGCGTATACTCACATGTTATTACGGATTTAACGGTAGATTTAGTGCGTGGCTTTAGCGATGAATATGTAGCACCACATTCAAGACATACATCTGTATCAATTGATGAGGTGCGTGCGCATCCAGATTTACGCTTGCTGAGCTATTCAGACGATGCGGGTGTCTTTATTGTACAATCGAAGGACAATAAGCAAATTATGATTACAGGACATTTAGAGTATGATGCGACAACGCTTGCTGATGAATACGAGCGAGATATCGCCAAGGCAGATAATGTAGAAGTGCCTGTGAACTACTTCCCAAATGATGACCCAACGAAAGCACCAAAAAATACATGGCGTGCCCATTCGCATTTATTGTTCTACAACTGGTTGAACTATTACGTATACCAAGAAACGCCATACAAATGGGATTTTGTTGAAGAGGAGATTGAATATCATATTTAGCACACCGAAAAAATTTTACATTGCCTCCAGCTTTCAAAATATAGAGGATGTCCGTTATGTAAGAGACCAATTAACAGCAAAAGGCTTTCAGCATACGTATGACTGGACACAAAACAGCCGTGCAGCCAATTTAGAGGAATTGCAACGTATTGGCAATGCAGAAAAAGAAGCGGTTCAACTTGCTGATTTTTTAATCATTTTATTACCTGCTGGGAAGGGCGGTCATATTGAGTTCGGACTTGCTTTAGCGAATGATATAACCATTTATTTATATTCACCCAATGAGGATATATATGATATGAATTTTACGAGTACATTTTATCATTTGGACAATGTCCGCATCATTGTTGGCACACATCGGCAGCTTCTTGAAAATATTTTCATAAATGAACAATAAAAAGCGATGCAACGACTCCACAAGAGCCTGTTGCATCGCTTTTTTATGCCTGTTTGTACTCATAAGCTAATTCATCTAGCTTTTCATTCACACCTACATGCAAATCATGCTCATTGAAAAACCATTCATCATTGCGCTCTATGTAAAAATGAACGCCATCCACAATCGTTTCTACGCCAATTTCATGTGGTAATTCGCGATTCATACCAAGTGAAAATCCTTCATGGAATGGCGATGACCCACCGTATCTGGCATAAAAGCGTACATAATCACCCTGCTGTACTTCCATTTCTGTGTGAAACCAATTTAAAGCTGCATCCGTCAAAATAATTTTCATGAAGACCTCTCCCGACATACATTAATAATGTTATTTTAGCGGATTTCCTAAATGAGGAACAGCAAATTGCTTAGTTAGATGCCAAAGTGCTGCTAATTCAGACCTTGGCATTTTAAAGTTAAATCCATTTCACTTTCGGTTCTGTGCCAGCTTTAATACGTTTAATATTTTCGCGATGGCGATAAACGATAAACGTAAATAAAATGACAATTAAAATAAATAAGGCGAAATCACCTGTTAATACAAGATAGATTATGCTATAAATAAGGGCGATGAGTGCAACAATCATCGATGTTAAGCTCACCATTTTTGTTAATTTCAATGTAATAAAAAAGGCAACAAATAAAAGCAAAAATAATGGCCATGCGTAGCCTAGTACGACACCTGCAGAAGTAGCTACTGCTTTGCCACCTCGGAAGCTGGCGAAAATAGGGAAGATATGTCCTATGACAGCCACAACACCTAAAATTAATGCATGAATTTGCACATCCGCAAAAAATGGTAATAGCGGTAGCAATACAGCCGCAGTTCCTTTTAACACATCCATAATTGTGACAATTATCCCTGCCTTTTTGCCAAGGACACGGAAGGTATTGGTTGCACCTAAATTACCGCTGCCTTGCTGTCTAACATCTGTATGATAAAAAATCTTACCAATCCATAAAGCAGAGGGGATGGAGCCGATTAAATAAGCGCAAATAACAATTATAGCAATTGACATATATACGCTCCTTTCAAAATTGATAGTTGGTACTAATAGGTTGTAATAATGATTATACACTGATTACCTATTGATTGAATAGTAGATTGATTATTTTTTGTAATGTATGAATAAATACACGGCTCATATGAATAAGAGAAGTAAAGCACTTATTGAAAAATTGTGGTAGAATATCTATTTGTGTAGGGCTTTAGCGTATTGACAGCTAAGCTTATTCTTTAGTACGATAAAAGAAAAGAACGTTTGTTTGTATTTTTAGGGGGTATTTTTTTGGTGAAAGAACAACCAATCGCATACAATGACGATGCGATTCAAGTGTTAGAAGGCTTAGAAGCTGTTCGTAAAAGACCGGGTATGTATATCGGGTCAACGGATGGACGTGGGCTTCATCACTTAGTTTATGAAATAGTAGATAATGCAGTCGACGAAGCACTTGCAGGCTTCGGAGCGCATATTATTGTCAACATACATGAAGATAACAGCATTAGCGTGCGTGACTTTGGACGAGGAATGCCGACAGGAATGCATAAAATGGGTAAACCAACACCTGAAATCATTTTCACTGTTTTACATGCCGGAGGAAAATTTGGACAAGGCGGCTATAAAACAAGTGGTGGATTACACGGTGTCGGTTCATCTGTCGTCAACGCTTTAAGCAGCTTTTTAGAAGTATCGATTCATCGCGATGGACAAATTTATCGCCAGCGTTTTGAGGATGGTGGAAAGCCTGTAACATCGCTTGAAATTATCGGAAAAACAAAAGAAACAGGAACGCTCGTTCATTTTTTACCGGATGCAACGATTTTTTCTGTGACGAAATTTAATTATGATACGTTAGCAGAGCGTTTACGTGAATCTGCCTTTTTATTAAAGGGATTAAAAATTGAATTAATTGATGAACGTCCTGAAGGTATACATGAAGTATTTTATTATGAAAATGGGATTGAAGCATTTGTTACGTATTTGAATGAAGAGAAGGATGTTTTACATCCAGTTAAATATGTAGAGGGCATGCAGCAAGAAATCGAAGTGGAGTTCGCATTCCAGTTTAATGATGGCTATTCAGAAACAATGCTATCATTCGTTAATAATGTACGCACACGTGACGGTGGCACGCATGAAACAGGAGCAAAGGCTGCCATGACGCGTGTATTCAATGACTATGCACGTAAAATTGGATTGTTAAAGGAAAAGGAGAAAAACTTAGAGGGCACAGATGTGCGAGAAGGCTTGACGGCCATTGTATCGGTTCGTATCCCTGAGCATTTATTGCAATTTGAAGGGCAAACAAAGGGCAAGCTTGGAACAAGCGAAGCGCGTTCAGCCGTCGATGCCGTCGTATCGGAGCAGCTCTTATATGTATTAGAAGAAAATGCTGAACTATCAGCATCCTTGGTGCGTAAAGCGATTCGTGCACAGCAAGTACGTGAGGCGGCTCGAAAAGCACGTGAGGATGCACGTAACGGCAAGAAAAGTAAAAAAGGCAGCACGCTGTTGTCTGGAAAGCTAACTCCTGCTCAATCACGCAATGCAGCGAAAAATGAGCTATATTTAGTCGAAGGTGACTCAGCAGGTGGCTCTGCAAAGCAAGGGCGTGACCGTTCGTTTCAAGCCATTTTGCCATTGCGCGGAAAAGTTATCAATACTGAAAAAGCAAAGCTACAGGATATTATGAAAAACGAGGAAATTGCTACGATTATTCATGCAATTGGTGCGGGTGTCGGCTCTGATTTTGCCGTAGAGGATGCCGCATATGATAAAGTGGTGATTATGACCGATGCCGATACTGATGGTGCCCATATTCAAGTATTGCTCTTAACGTTCTTCTATCGCTATATGAAGCCGCTTGTGGAAGCAGGGAAAGTATACATTGCTTTACCGCCACTTTATAAAGTATCGAAAGGCGCAGGCAAAAAGGAAGTAATTGAATATGCTTGGACGGAAAATGAACTAGATGCTGCTATAAAGAAAATTGGCAAAGGCTATATTATTCAGCGTTATAAAGGATTAGGTGAGATGAATGCGGATCAGCTTTGGGATACGACAATGAACCCGGAGACGCGTACATTAATTCGTGTAACGATTGAAGATGGTGCACGTGCAGAGCGCCGTGTAACAACATTAATGGGTGATAAAGTAGAGCCTCGTCGTAAATGGATTGAGACACATGTTAACTTCGGAATGGAGGATGAGGTCAATATTTTAGAAAATGAATTCATCCATCATGAGGAGGACTAAGGAATGACAACGGAAAAATTTCAAGATTTACCTTTAGAAGAAGTAATGGGTGACCGCTTTGGTCGCTATTCAAAATATATTATTCAAGACCGCGCGTTGCCAGATGCACGTGACGGATTAAAGCCTGTACAGCGCCGTATTTTATATGCGATGTTTAATGAGGGCAATACACATGATAAGCCATTCCGTAAATCGGCAAAAACAGTCGGAAACGTAATCGGTAACTTCCACCCGCACGGCGACTCCTCTGTTTATGAGGCGATGGTGCGTATGAGTCAGGATTGGAAGGCACGTTATATGCTCATTGAAATGCATGGTAATAATGGCTCAGTTGATGGAGACCCACCAGCTGCAATGCGTTATACAGAGGCACGTTTATCACAGGTGGCGGCGGAAATGCTGCGTGATATTAACAAACGCACAGTTGATTTTGTGCCAAACTTTGATGATCAGGATATGGAGCCAGTTGTTTTACCTGCTCGTTTCCCGAACCTGCTTGTGAACGGCTCCACAGGGATTTCGGCAGGCTATGCGACAGATATTCCCCCACATAATTTACAGGAAGCATTGGATGCTGTATTAATGCGTTTAGACAAGCCAGGGTGTTCCGTTGATGAATTAATGACGGTCATTAAAGGACCTGATTTCCCGACAGGTGGTATTATTCAAGGTGTAGATGGTATTAAAAAAGCCTACGAAACGGGTAAAGGGAAAATTATTATTCGCGCGGCTGCAACGATTGAAGAAATTAAAGGCAATAAAGAGCAAATCGTGATTACAGAGCTGCCATACGATGTCAATAAAGCGAATTTAATTAAAAAGATTGATGAACAACGCGCTGATAAACGCTTAGAAGGTATTGCAGATGTAAGAGATGAATCGGATCGCACTGGCTTACGTATCGTTATTGAAATGAAAAAAGATGTGCAGGCACAGGGCATTTTAAATTATTTATTAAAATCTACAGATTTACAAATTACGTATAGCTTCAATATGATTGCGATTCATAACCGTCGTCCAACATTAATGACGTTGCCGCTTATGCTTGATGCGTATATTGCGCACCAAAAGGAAGTCGTTAGCAAGCGAACTGCTTATGATTTGACAAAGGCCAAGGATCGTTTACATATTGTAGAAGGCTTAATGAAGGCCTTATCTATTTTAGATGAGGTGATTCAAACAATCCGCTCTTCTAGTGATAAGCGCGATGCCAAAAACAATTTACAGGAAAAATTCCATTTCACAGAAATACAATCAGAGGCAATTGTGAGCTTGCAACTATATCGCTTAACAAATACCGATATTACCGAATTGCGTACAGAGGAAGAGGAGCTTATTCAATTGATTGATAAGCTAACAAATATTTTAAATGATGAGAAAAAGCTAATCCGTGTTATTAAGCAGGAGCTGCTTGATGTGCGCAAGCGCTTTGCGCAGCCACGTCGCTCTGTTATCCAAGCAGAAATCGAGGAAATTAAGCTAACGCTCGATGTGCTTGTACCAAGTGAGGAAGTTGTGGTAACAGTAACGAAGGATGGCTATGTCAAGCGCACAAGCCTGCGCTCTCACAGTGCATCGAACGGACAAGATTTTGCCATGAAGGAATCAGATTACTTATTATATGAAGCAACGCTCAAT belongs to Lysinibacillus louembei and includes:
- a CDS encoding patatin-like phospholipase family protein, with protein sequence MTKTSLILEGGTFRTIYTSGVLDAFLEHKLHMPYIIGISAGAINGCSYVSKQKERTLRVFTNYRHDKRYIGWRNFLKERSLFGLNFAYDTIPNELELFDWATYEQFEGQFEIGVTNAYTGEVEYLDALQMDRACTMLRATCAIPILFPEIKLENIPYYDGGLADPIPITRAEEKGFEKHVIVLTRPHGYQKSLDRQTKFAIKMLGKRYPALAKRMLQRAARYNETLAYCKQLEEEGKAFLFRPNYAMNSFEKNLTQIHSNYNMGYQHAQEQMAALQQFLMK
- a CDS encoding LLM class flavin-dependent oxidoreductase — protein: MCEVIPLLKNIPVSVLDLVTIAEGQTTFEAFQRSRNLAVLADELGYERYWVAEHHNSRAIASSATAVVISYLANATKKIRLGSGGIMLPNHAPLIVAEQFGTLDAMFPNRIDLGLGRAPGTDPFTARALRRRDAEDFEHNIEELERYLMQAKETDHIKAYPGFGANIPLWLLGSSLFSAELAARRGMPYAFASHFAPDYLMQAIDIYRTQFRSSEALEKPKMLACINVIIADTDEEAQKLATTHYQLFLSIIRRTHDLLQPPVDDMDEIWTPFEKQAVLQQRQYMFVGNQQTVKEQLEKFVADTQVDELMVTASIYDEEARAKSFTLLKELFE
- a CDS encoding GNAT family N-acetyltransferase — protein: MFPTLATERLILREIVHEDAGDIFAYFSNEDVTKHYGMQALEDIEQAEQLIEGFTKGFQGKRSMRWGITIKGNNRLIGTIGFNLWVPVHRRAEVGYEIHPDFWRKGLASEALEKIVEYGFQELELTRIGATVYIENTASNEMLLKQGFEQEGTLRNYMYQDGYAHDVNIYAKVQKRQG
- a CDS encoding SH3 domain-containing protein — encoded protein: MKFVKWIIAVSLCFIALTAMDYGDAQASASTSETKVSKQTVNQTKYVKSEGGLIVRKEAHSKGAKVTMLKDGSKVFVYTTDSNGWSHIKQGNVKGYVKDAYLVVQEQSAQNKNRKIDFSMSINQVEKAETAKLLRKSQKGNVSTLVYSAMKYGYSTELIYYYEDKKLGAIGFDFFPNRDRYSDWSEIQLIHDTLYKEGLKELGRNVETRSDGSYYISSLWDKGSYYVMLDVNRIDGYTMATLIYYQ
- the metA gene encoding homoserine O-acetyltransferase MetA, whose amino-acid sequence is MPINIPKQLPAGELLRKEKIFVMEEDRARTQQIRPLNILVCNLMPEKEKTELQLLRLLGNTPLQVNVTFLNTATYESKNVSKSHLQTFYTTFAEIKHRRYDGMIITGAPIERMEFEDVIYWKEITDIMDWAKLNVTSIMNICWGAQAALYHHYGIGKFELPKKCSGVYSHVITDLTVDLVRGFSDEYVAPHSRHTSVSIDEVRAHPDLRLLSYSDDAGVFIVQSKDNKQIMITGHLEYDATTLADEYERDIAKADNVEVPVNYFPNDDPTKAPKNTWRAHSHLLFYNWLNYYVYQETPYKWDFVEEEIEYHI
- a CDS encoding group-specific protein, with product MNIIFSTPKKFYIASSFQNIEDVRYVRDQLTAKGFQHTYDWTQNSRAANLEELQRIGNAEKEAVQLADFLIILLPAGKGGHIEFGLALANDITIYLYSPNEDIYDMNFTSTFYHLDNVRIIVGTHRQLLENIFINEQ
- a CDS encoding HesB/YadR/YfhF family protein, which produces MKIILTDAALNWFHTEMEVQQGDYVRFYARYGGSSPFHEGFSLGMNRELPHEIGVETIVDGVHFYIERNDEWFFNEHDLHVGVNEKLDELAYEYKQA
- the plsY gene encoding glycerol-3-phosphate 1-O-acyltransferase PlsY → MSIAIIVICAYLIGSIPSALWIGKIFYHTDVRQQGSGNLGATNTFRVLGKKAGIIVTIMDVLKGTAAVLLPLLPFFADVQIHALILGVVAVIGHIFPIFASFRGGKAVATSAGVVLGYAWPLFLLLFVAFFITLKLTKMVSLTSMIVALIALIYSIIYLVLTGDFALFILIVILFTFIVYRHRENIKRIKAGTEPKVKWI
- the parE gene encoding DNA topoisomerase IV subunit B, whose amino-acid sequence is MVKEQPIAYNDDAIQVLEGLEAVRKRPGMYIGSTDGRGLHHLVYEIVDNAVDEALAGFGAHIIVNIHEDNSISVRDFGRGMPTGMHKMGKPTPEIIFTVLHAGGKFGQGGYKTSGGLHGVGSSVVNALSSFLEVSIHRDGQIYRQRFEDGGKPVTSLEIIGKTKETGTLVHFLPDATIFSVTKFNYDTLAERLRESAFLLKGLKIELIDERPEGIHEVFYYENGIEAFVTYLNEEKDVLHPVKYVEGMQQEIEVEFAFQFNDGYSETMLSFVNNVRTRDGGTHETGAKAAMTRVFNDYARKIGLLKEKEKNLEGTDVREGLTAIVSVRIPEHLLQFEGQTKGKLGTSEARSAVDAVVSEQLLYVLEENAELSASLVRKAIRAQQVREAARKAREDARNGKKSKKGSTLLSGKLTPAQSRNAAKNELYLVEGDSAGGSAKQGRDRSFQAILPLRGKVINTEKAKLQDIMKNEEIATIIHAIGAGVGSDFAVEDAAYDKVVIMTDADTDGAHIQVLLLTFFYRYMKPLVEAGKVYIALPPLYKVSKGAGKKEVIEYAWTENELDAAIKKIGKGYIIQRYKGLGEMNADQLWDTTMNPETRTLIRVTIEDGARAERRVTTLMGDKVEPRRKWIETHVNFGMEDEVNILENEFIHHEED
- the parC gene encoding DNA topoisomerase IV subunit A, which translates into the protein MTTEKFQDLPLEEVMGDRFGRYSKYIIQDRALPDARDGLKPVQRRILYAMFNEGNTHDKPFRKSAKTVGNVIGNFHPHGDSSVYEAMVRMSQDWKARYMLIEMHGNNGSVDGDPPAAMRYTEARLSQVAAEMLRDINKRTVDFVPNFDDQDMEPVVLPARFPNLLVNGSTGISAGYATDIPPHNLQEALDAVLMRLDKPGCSVDELMTVIKGPDFPTGGIIQGVDGIKKAYETGKGKIIIRAAATIEEIKGNKEQIVITELPYDVNKANLIKKIDEQRADKRLEGIADVRDESDRTGLRIVIEMKKDVQAQGILNYLLKSTDLQITYSFNMIAIHNRRPTLMTLPLMLDAYIAHQKEVVSKRTAYDLTKAKDRLHIVEGLMKALSILDEVIQTIRSSSDKRDAKNNLQEKFHFTEIQSEAIVSLQLYRLTNTDITELRTEEEELIQLIDKLTNILNDEKKLIRVIKQELLDVRKRFAQPRRSVIQAEIEEIKLTLDVLVPSEEVVVTVTKDGYVKRTSLRSHSASNGQDFAMKESDYLLYEATLNTQHYVLLFTNKGNYIYQPVHELPDIRWKDLGQHISSIVPLDAEEYIIEVIGIESFDKEDTFIFTATKEGQIKRSPLADYVVTRYSKPIKTMNVKGTDEMIYASLLTPTQEILLTSNTSYTIRFTAEELPVTGVKTGGVKGIVLKDGEYLAAANLISPESNQELVVVTQRGAIKRMLLSEIEVGNRAKRGVVILKELKSNPHRVYAVLLATAQNHVLLETERGVQETIHVLNLSRADRYSNGSLKVDTAVDGALVRAVLLPKD